A genomic segment from Pollutimonas thiosulfatoxidans encodes:
- a CDS encoding CTP synthase, with the protein MTKYVFVTGGVVSSLGKGIAAASLAAILESRGLRVTLLKLDPYINVDPGTMSPFQHGEVFVTEDGAETDLDLGHYERFISTRMRKVNNFTTGQIYESVLRKERRGDYLGKTVQVIPHITNEIQDFVARGAKSAWDGATDVAIVEIGGTVGDIESLPFLEAARQMSLRLGRNNAAFVHLTLVPFVASAGELKTKPTQHSVKQLREIGIYPNALLCRADRPIPEEERAKISLFSNVPLDAVISVWDADSIYKIPSMLHKQGLDNLVCDALALTPPPADLTMWDRLVDAWENPEHEVRIGMVGKYVDLTESYKSLSEALVHAGIHTRSRVAIEYLDSEQIETDGVACLEGLDAILVPGGFGKRGTEGKIKAIRYARENGVPYLGICLGMQLGVVEFARHVVGLGGANSTEFDPSAPHPVVALITEWQDREGKIEKRDQTSDLGGTMRKGAQRCPVKPGTRANEIYGNEVNERHRHRYEVNNVYVSRLEEAGMVISARTPTENLPEIMELPDHPWFMGVQFHPEFTSTPRDGHPLFSSYIRAAIDYQERRKEQS; encoded by the coding sequence ATGACTAAATACGTATTTGTCACGGGAGGAGTCGTATCCTCTCTGGGTAAGGGCATTGCTGCTGCTTCTCTGGCTGCCATCCTCGAATCGCGGGGACTGCGCGTCACCCTCCTGAAGCTGGATCCCTACATCAACGTCGATCCGGGCACCATGAGCCCCTTCCAGCACGGCGAAGTCTTCGTTACTGAAGATGGCGCCGAGACGGATCTGGATCTGGGCCACTACGAACGCTTCATCTCCACGCGCATGCGCAAGGTGAACAACTTCACGACGGGGCAGATCTACGAATCGGTCCTGCGCAAAGAGCGGCGGGGCGATTACCTGGGCAAGACCGTGCAGGTCATCCCCCACATTACCAACGAAATTCAAGACTTCGTCGCACGCGGCGCAAAGTCAGCCTGGGATGGCGCGACCGATGTCGCCATTGTCGAGATCGGCGGTACGGTAGGCGACATCGAATCGCTGCCTTTCCTTGAAGCCGCAAGGCAAATGAGCTTGCGCCTCGGTCGCAACAATGCCGCCTTTGTCCATCTGACGCTGGTGCCTTTTGTTGCCTCGGCCGGCGAACTCAAGACCAAACCCACGCAGCACTCGGTAAAGCAGTTGCGCGAAATCGGCATCTATCCCAACGCCTTGCTGTGCCGCGCGGATCGTCCCATCCCGGAAGAAGAGCGCGCCAAGATTTCGCTGTTCTCCAACGTGCCGCTGGACGCCGTCATTTCCGTATGGGATGCCGATTCCATCTACAAGATTCCGTCCATGTTGCACAAGCAAGGGCTGGACAATCTGGTGTGCGATGCGCTGGCGCTGACGCCTCCGCCTGCGGACCTCACCATGTGGGACCGCTTGGTCGACGCCTGGGAAAACCCCGAGCACGAGGTTCGCATCGGTATGGTGGGCAAGTATGTCGACCTGACCGAATCGTACAAGTCGCTTAGCGAGGCGCTCGTGCATGCCGGCATTCATACCCGTTCGCGCGTGGCGATCGAGTACCTGGACTCCGAGCAAATCGAGACCGACGGCGTAGCCTGCCTGGAAGGCCTGGACGCGATTCTCGTGCCGGGGGGCTTTGGCAAGCGCGGCACCGAAGGCAAGATCAAGGCCATACGCTACGCCCGAGAAAACGGCGTGCCTTACCTGGGCATCTGCCTGGGCATGCAGTTGGGCGTGGTGGAATTCGCCCGTCACGTGGTGGGGCTGGGCGGCGCCAACAGCACCGAGTTCGATCCGTCAGCGCCGCACCCTGTAGTGGCATTGATCACCGAGTGGCAGGATCGCGAAGGCAAGATCGAGAAGCGTGATCAAACCTCCGACCTGGGCGGCACCATGCGCAAGGGCGCGCAGCGTTGCCCGGTCAAGCCGGGCACGCGTGCCAACGAGATCTACGGCAATGAAGTCAACGAGCGCCATCGTCACCGCTACGAAGTCAACAATGTGTATGTGTCGCGACTGGAAGAGGCCGGTATGGTGATCAGTGCGCGCACACCCACCGAGAACCTGCCCGAAATCATGGAACTGCCGGATCACCCCTGGTTCATGGGCGTGCAGTTCCACCCGGAGTTCACCTCCACGCCGCGCGACGGGCATCCCTTGTTCTCCAGTTATATCCGTGCTGCAATCGACTATCAGGAGCGGCGCAAGGAACAGTCATGA